The genomic stretch GCCTACCGCGAACCGTCGCCACGCGGCGAAGACAACAGCGACGAGCATGAACATACTGCGCAGACAGTACCCACCGACAATGGCTTCGTGAATCCCGCCTACTTTCAGATGCTCCGGAGGAGTCAACCTGGGTCGAGAGAAGGATCACGACCGTCATCACCACATAAACAACTAGCACCTGCGCCAATGCGTATGAACAGCTTCAACACACCAGAAGGAACGGAGTTTGTCGGTAGTACGCCTGCTCAACCCGCTAAGGGCCATGGTATATCAGCCAGGGCCTTCAGTCCTAACTACTTCAAAGACTTTTTCATAGAGGAGCGCGAATTAGGAAGAGGAGGCAAGGGTGTTGTGCTTTTGGTGCAGCACGTCTTGGATGGCGTACACCTCGGCAAGTTCGCGTGCAAGCGAGTACCGGTGGGCGACGACCACGAATGGCTGGAGAAGGTATTGATCGAAGTCCAACTCCTCCAGACCTTATCGCACCAGAACCTGGTATCATATCGTCACGTATGGCTGGAGGACTTTCAAATATCCAGCTTTGGACCCAGTGTGCCATGCGCGTTCATACTGCAACAGTACTGCAACGGGGGAGATCTTCACAACTACATTCTCGGTACTACCAAAACGTCTGTCACCAAGGAACAGATGAAGGAGCGACTCAGAAGGAGATCAAAGGGCCAGATGGAGGACCCAGGCGACATGCATAGCCCACGCCGTATGCACTTTGAGGAAATTATATCCTTCTTCAAGGATATCACGTCTGGTCTGAGTCATCTCCATGCGAACGGTTACATCCATCGAGACCTTAAGCCTAGCAATTGTTTACTTCATCACACAGGCCATAAGGTCAGGGTTCTGGTCAGCGATTTCGGCGAAGTGCAGTCGGCGAGCTCGGCAAGAAACTCAACAGGAGCCACTGGAACCATATCATACTGTGCTCCTGAGGTACTACGTCAGGAGCGACCAGGTGGTGCGTTTGGCAACTTTACGACAAAGTCGGACATTTTCTCGCTCGGCATGATTGTTTACTTTATGTGTTTCGCGAGACTGCCGTATCGGAATGCTGATGGTGTTGACGAGGATAGTGAGGACCTGGATCAGCTCAGGGAGGAAATCTCGGCCTGGGCTGGTATCGATGACGAACAACGCATACGCTCTGATTTGCCTGAGCAGCTCTATAGATCACTCAAACGCCTGCTCGCTCTCAATCCTGAGGAGCGTCCTGGTGCTGAGGAGATTCTGCATGTGCTCAAGTCGCCATTGGTGTTTGACGAGTACAATGCATATGCGAGTCCACCTGGTCTCAATGAATTTAGTCCACGCATATCACGAGCAGACACACCCAGCCCAGCACCGACACAAGTCAACAAAAAGCGCTCTTCGGTCAACTATGCACGTCCTGGTCAATCTAAACTCAGCGCAACCGTCATGGACCGTTCGCCTAGTCCGCCACATCCAGAAGTGATGAGGAGAGAGTCTTCCGAAGATGGAGCAGTCATCTTGAGAAGGAAGATGGAGTTCCCGCCTCCATCGCCTGCGCCTAGAACACCGTCACCCCAACGTCTGATGTTACctccgccgccgccgccaagCGC from Pyrenophora tritici-repentis strain M4 chromosome 1, whole genome shotgun sequence encodes the following:
- a CDS encoding SPS1, Serine-threonine protein kinase, with the translated sequence MSLIPYAPAESREIVLRHGSAVVVFDQRSKQLSLRDASRTTEIGSTSCPYCHRAYREPSPRGEDNSDEHEHTAQTVPTDNGFVNPAYFQMLRRSQPGSREGSRPSSPHKQLAPAPMRMNSFNTPEGTEFVGSTPAQPAKGHGISARAFSPNYFKDFFIEERELGRGGKGVVLLVQHVLDGVHLGKFACKRVPVGDDHEWLEKVLIEVQLLQTLSHQNLVSYRHVWLEDFQISSFGPSVPCAFILQQYCNGGDLHNYILGTTKTSVTKEQMKERLRRRSKGQMEDPGDMHSPRRMHFEEIISFFKDITSGLSHLHANGYIHRDLKPSNCLLHHTGHKVRVLVSDFGEVQSASSARNSTGATGTISYCAPEVLRQERPGGAFGNFTTKSDIFSLGMIVYFMCFARLPYRNADGVDEDSEDLDQLREEISAWAGIDDEQRIRSDLPEQLYRSLKRLLALNPEERPGAEEILHVLKSPLVFDEYNAYASPPGLNEFSPRISRADTPSPAPTQVNKKRSSVNYARPGQSKLSATVMDRSPSPPHPEVMRRESSEDGAVILRRKMEFPPPSPAPRTPSPQRLMLPPPPPPSAFSILYRAVKNPVTTSAIKVILFCAKAFSLLSPCQPFVPDARVLYPLLCLASVDFVHLSFDIGIMGSRFRLGGLAGSMALLFVHAIVVGLTLRWDQLCSRRGVTWDGI